The Acyrthosiphon pisum isolate AL4f unplaced genomic scaffold, pea_aphid_22Mar2018_4r6ur Scaffold_21582;HRSCAF=24315, whole genome shotgun sequence genome has a window encoding:
- the LOC103307954 gene encoding uncharacterized protein LOC103307954, translating into MSSPWTPAATKLLIALRSTYNEQFQNTRKKGEKWLELWLLISNEMKGKNHNFSERQCDEKWRRLLTRFRQVRDASKVSGSGNIKWQYYDSMENSISPTVRQTVSPPRDLLHESSARPLLEPSISLIPESLEFSIHEPSQSVMEEPPTSGLIQKSLLNKTSNKTPSWITKFEELKNEQLKSAKENAMQLNDRLVITNKY; encoded by the exons ATGtcca gcCCATGGACACCAGCAGCTACGAAACTGTTGATTGCACTCAGATCAACGTATAATGAGCAATTTcaaaatacaagaaaaaaagGGGAAAAATGGTTAGAACTGTGGTTACTAATTTCTAATGAAATGAAGGGAAAAAATCACAACTTCAGTGAAAGGCAGTGTGATGAAAAGTGGCGACGTTTATTAACACGTTTTCGTCAAGTAAGAGATGCGTCCAAGGTATCGGGAAGTGGTAATATCAAATGGCAGTATTACGATTCTATGGAAAATTCCATATCTCCAACAGTGAGACAAACAGTTTCTCCACCCAgag ATCTATTGCATGAATCATCTGCAAGGCCACTGCTCGAACCTTCAATAAGTTTAATTCCTGAAtcattggaattttcaattcaCGAACCTTCTCAAAGCGTAATGGAAGAACCTCCAACGTCTGGGTTGatacaaaaatcattattaaataaaactagcaATAAAACACCTTCTTGGATTACAAAATTTGAGGAATTAAAAAACGAACAGTTGAAATCAGCAAAAGAAAATGCAATGCAACTCAACGATCggttagtaataactaataagtattag